Proteins co-encoded in one Pleurodeles waltl isolate 20211129_DDA chromosome 1_2, aPleWal1.hap1.20221129, whole genome shotgun sequence genomic window:
- the LOC138250292 gene encoding octapeptide-repeat protein T2-like has product MKKEAGRERGEEEERGRGRAGHPARGLQKRAESEGKKDSRGAERGWRRERKAEDRGTGEERSFVCLCVCTHRKLQFRFTRSTTFGMLGSCCTSLKSMSQSLIVTQGG; this is encoded by the exons atgaagaaagaagcaggaagagaacgtggtgaggaggaggagcggggccgaggaagagcaggacacccagcaagagggctgcagaagagggcagagagcgaagggaagaaggacagcagaggtgcggagagaggttggaggagagagcggaaggcagaagacagaggtacaggagaagagag aaGCTTCGTATGCCTTTGTGTTTGTACACATCGCAAACTACAATTTCGCTTCACTCGGAGTACTACCTTTG GAATGTTAGGGAGCTGCTGCACATCTTTGAAGAGCATGTCTCAGTCTTTAATTGTGACACAGGGCGGCTGA